The following proteins are encoded in a genomic region of Tenacibaculum sp. 190524A05c:
- a CDS encoding choice-of-anchor L domain-containing protein yields MNRTKITLLVVLLFSLVGLNAQVDVNNTAEPESNFTPEQLISDVLITGACNTVSNVTSAVSGTPTDQPTKNYGFFKRQAGSSFPFEEGIVLTSGIANRIQAGASGGALSTSTTGNTDADLANAIGVIPGQISDAAVIEFDFVPKSTRISFRYLMASQEYQGTFPCNFADSFAFLLRQSTSTTYENIALVPGTTTPVSVTNVHAEIPNSGGATGCAAVNEAFFAGSDVTETGFVGRTVVLTAQADVVPNVTYHIKLVVADFSDRVVDTAVFLEKGSFNLGLNLGNDLTISGSNSVCGDSTLLTANVSATSYKWFKDGVEITGETSQTYLANLGNGTYTCEIDDGGCKDSDDIVLEFSEPATAIPAITDLSNCENNIFDLTARTAEILNGQDPATFEVLFFTDSAFLNQITTPTSFTSPSDDETIYVRKRNRTANHCFTEGSFRILNFDNPVGQTAINYEECDDVANGGDTDGFFNNFILSTKDAEVLGSLSPTTFNVSYHTTLTGAQTDSSTDAIDKNNPYRNATINAQTIYVRIENIANTNCFTVSDPASTTFRPFQLIVHPLPVIANNPALINQCDTDSDLSTSINLTQAEISISANHTNETFKYYPTEADAIANTAEITTPITHTASDGDSVWVRTISNQGCFRISRLDITISFAGDVAYNQEFTSCDDFLDADGNDTINNDDRDGISNFDISPAIDAIRNLFDPAIRNDLDILFFETTADRDAVINQIPDPTNYRNTNIPATTQQSIFVKIVNRINNDCTGLGEFFIRVLPLPEFDVTTPQIVCLNNPSFIEAETPDGTYTYEWRRNGTLDTSSTSETLNITQGGTYEVTAINTTTLCRRTRRIIVNESIIATLAEDDVTIIDDSANNTITIDNGNNNLGIGDYEFALQDENSVIVRDFQDTPMFENLSGGVYTILVRDKNGCGVAQLEVSVLEFPKYFTPNGDGVNDLWAVKGASTTFYPQSSIHIFDRYGNPITEIAIDGQGWDGLYNGKILPSNDYWFNIQLTDRNGATISRKGHFSLLRK; encoded by the coding sequence ATGAACAGAACGAAAATTACTCTCTTAGTTGTATTACTATTTAGTTTAGTGGGATTAAACGCTCAAGTAGATGTTAACAATACTGCAGAACCAGAATCTAATTTTACACCAGAGCAGCTAATATCTGATGTTCTAATTACAGGAGCCTGTAACACAGTTTCTAACGTTACATCCGCAGTTAGTGGAACACCAACGGATCAGCCTACAAAAAATTATGGTTTCTTTAAAAGGCAAGCCGGAAGTTCATTTCCTTTTGAAGAGGGAATTGTTTTAACTTCAGGAATTGCAAATAGAATTCAAGCTGGAGCTTCAGGTGGAGCGTTAAGTACATCTACTACAGGTAATACTGATGCAGATTTAGCCAACGCTATTGGAGTTATTCCTGGACAAATTTCTGATGCTGCTGTAATAGAATTTGACTTCGTTCCAAAATCGACAAGAATTAGTTTTAGATACTTAATGGCCTCTCAAGAATATCAAGGAACATTTCCTTGTAATTTTGCAGATAGTTTCGCCTTTTTGCTAAGACAAAGTACTTCAACTACATACGAAAATATTGCACTAGTTCCTGGAACTACAACACCTGTAAGTGTTACAAATGTACATGCTGAAATTCCTAATTCGGGTGGAGCTACTGGTTGTGCCGCAGTAAATGAGGCCTTCTTTGCTGGAAGTGATGTTACAGAAACAGGATTTGTTGGAAGAACTGTAGTACTAACTGCTCAAGCTGATGTTGTTCCTAACGTTACCTATCATATCAAATTAGTTGTTGCTGATTTTAGTGATCGAGTGGTAGATACTGCTGTATTTCTAGAGAAAGGAAGTTTTAACTTAGGTTTAAATTTAGGAAATGACTTGACTATTTCCGGTTCAAATTCTGTTTGTGGTGACTCTACATTACTAACTGCAAATGTTTCTGCTACTTCTTATAAATGGTTTAAAGATGGAGTAGAAATTACTGGGGAAACTAGTCAAACTTACTTGGCAAACTTAGGAAATGGAACTTATACTTGTGAAATTGACGATGGTGGATGTAAAGATAGCGATGATATTGTTTTAGAATTTTCTGAACCAGCAACTGCAATACCTGCAATTACTGATTTATCTAATTGTGAAAATAACATCTTTGATTTAACGGCCAGGACGGCAGAAATATTAAATGGTCAAGATCCAGCTACATTTGAAGTATTATTTTTCACTGATTCAGCATTTTTAAATCAAATTACTACTCCTACAAGTTTTACGAGTCCAAGTGATGACGAAACTATATATGTAAGAAAGAGAAACAGAACTGCAAACCACTGTTTTACTGAGGGTTCATTCAGAATATTAAATTTTGATAATCCAGTTGGTCAAACCGCAATAAATTATGAAGAATGTGATGATGTTGCTAACGGTGGTGATACTGATGGATTCTTTAATAATTTTATACTATCAACTAAAGATGCGGAAGTCTTAGGTAGCTTGTCTCCTACTACATTTAACGTTTCATATCATACAACTTTAACTGGAGCGCAAACCGATTCTTCTACTGATGCTATTGATAAAAACAATCCATATAGAAATGCAACTATCAATGCGCAAACAATTTATGTGAGAATTGAAAACATAGCAAATACAAATTGTTTTACGGTTTCAGATCCTGCTTCGACAACCTTTCGACCTTTTCAGTTAATTGTTCATCCTTTACCTGTTATTGCTAATAATCCAGCTTTGATTAACCAGTGTGATACAGATAGTGATCTTTCCACTTCAATTAATTTAACTCAGGCTGAAATTTCAATCTCAGCTAATCATACGAACGAAACATTTAAATACTATCCAACTGAAGCAGATGCAATAGCAAACACAGCTGAAATTACAACTCCAATTACTCATACAGCTTCTGATGGAGATTCTGTTTGGGTAAGAACAATTTCTAATCAAGGATGTTTTAGAATTTCTAGATTAGACATTACGATTTCTTTCGCAGGAGATGTTGCCTACAATCAAGAATTCACGTCATGTGATGATTTCTTAGATGCAGATGGAAATGATACTATAAACAATGACGATAGAGATGGAATTTCTAATTTCGATATTAGTCCTGCTATTGATGCTATTAGAAATCTATTTGATCCTGCAATTAGAAACGACTTAGATATTTTATTCTTTGAAACTACAGCTGATAGAGATGCTGTAATCAATCAAATTCCTGATCCTACTAACTATAGAAATACGAATATTCCTGCTACTACACAGCAGTCTATTTTTGTTAAGATTGTAAACCGAATTAATAATGATTGTACTGGACTTGGAGAATTCTTTATTAGAGTGCTTCCTTTACCAGAGTTTGATGTAACCACTCCTCAAATTGTATGTTTAAACAATCCTTCTTTCATAGAGGCAGAAACACCAGATGGAACATATACGTATGAATGGAGAAGAAATGGAACTTTAGATACTTCTTCTACTAGTGAAACTTTAAATATTACTCAAGGAGGAACATATGAAGTGACAGCTATAAACACAACAACTTTATGCAGAAGAACTAGAAGAATAATTGTAAATGAATCTATAATTGCAACGCTTGCTGAAGATGATGTTACTATTATTGATGATTCTGCTAATAATACAATTACCATTGACAATGGTAACAACAACCTTGGAATTGGTGATTATGAATTTGCTTTACAAGATGAAAATAGTGTGATCGTCAGAGATTTCCAGGATACACCAATGTTTGAAAACTTAAGTGGTGGTGTTTATACCATTTTAGTGAGAGACAAAAACGGATGTGGTGTGGCCCAATTAGAAGTATCTGTACTAGAATTTCCAAAATACTTTACACCAAACGGAGATGGAGTAAATGACTTGTGGGCAGTAAAAGGTGCAAGCACAACTTTCTATCCACAAAGTAGTATTCACATTTTTGATAGATACGGAAATCCAATCACAGAAATAGCTATTGACGGACAAGGTTGGGACGGACTTTATAATGGTAAAATATTACCATCAAATGACTACTGGTTCAATATTCAATTAACGGATAGAAACGGAGCAACAATAAGTAGAAAAGGGCATTTCTCTTTATTAAGAAAGTAA
- a CDS encoding ATP-binding cassette domain-containing protein — MDTILSIKNLDKKFGRVHAVKNLSFDIEKGNVYGILGPNGSGKSTTLGIILNVVNKTAGEFSWFGGTVSTHNALKRVGAIIERPNFYPYMTAVQNLQLICKIKGVPYNNIDDKLKTVNLYERRNSKFKTYSLGMKQRLAIASALLNNPEILILDEPTNGLDPQGIHEIRQIIKKIAKNGTTILLASHLLDEVEKVCSHVVVIRNGVKLYSGRVENMVASNGIIEVKTDGDQELLVNTLKNYYDIATVNVEDDLIIARLENETTASEINKYLFEKGIILSHLVMRKPSLEEQFLNLTNN; from the coding sequence AAAAATTTGGGCGAGTTCATGCTGTAAAAAACCTTTCGTTTGATATTGAAAAAGGAAATGTATACGGAATTTTAGGTCCTAACGGAAGTGGAAAATCTACAACTTTAGGAATCATTTTAAATGTTGTAAATAAAACCGCTGGAGAATTTTCTTGGTTCGGTGGAACAGTGTCTACCCATAATGCTTTAAAAAGAGTTGGAGCTATTATAGAAAGACCTAATTTCTATCCTTACATGACTGCTGTACAAAACTTACAATTGATTTGTAAAATCAAAGGAGTTCCATACAACAATATTGATGACAAGCTTAAAACAGTAAACCTTTACGAAAGGAGAAATAGCAAATTCAAAACTTATTCTTTGGGAATGAAACAAAGACTTGCTATTGCATCAGCTTTACTGAACAATCCTGAAATTTTAATTCTTGATGAACCTACAAATGGTTTAGATCCACAGGGTATCCATGAAATTCGACAAATAATAAAAAAAATAGCTAAGAATGGAACAACTATTCTACTAGCCTCTCACCTTTTAGATGAAGTTGAAAAAGTATGTTCCCATGTGGTTGTAATTAGAAATGGTGTAAAATTATATAGTGGAAGAGTTGAAAACATGGTTGCTTCGAACGGAATTATTGAAGTAAAAACCGACGGAGACCAAGAACTTTTAGTTAATACTCTTAAAAATTATTATGACATAGCAACTGTTAATGTAGAGGATGATTTAATCATTGCGCGTTTAGAAAACGAAACTACTGCCTCTGAAATTAACAAATACTTATTTGAAAAAGGAATTATTCTCTCTCATTTAGTTATGCGTAAGCCAAGTTTAGAAGAACAATTCTTAAACCTTACTAACAACTAA
- a CDS encoding ABC transporter permease, protein MLRLLNIEFHKLKNNRASRVLSIIYFGLLTSIALIAAIKFDIGPIKFHLAEQGIFNFPYIWHFNTYIAATLKFFLLLVIVSMMANEYSYKTLKQNLIDGLSKKEFILSKFYTVIAFAAVSTVFVFFVSLILGFVYSDFNEFSIIFSDLEYLFAFFVKLVGFFSFGLFLGILIKRSAFAVAGMIVWLIIESLLKGYLVLTFRDLKEGALTQANEIMRFFPLEAMSNLIKEPFTRLGAVKSVAKQIGENFVKDYSVNFVDIIIVSIWTFIFIYLSYSLLKKRDL, encoded by the coding sequence ATGTTACGTCTATTAAATATTGAATTTCATAAATTAAAAAACAATAGAGCAAGTAGAGTCTTATCAATAATCTACTTCGGTTTATTAACCTCAATTGCGTTGATTGCAGCCATAAAATTTGATATTGGCCCAATAAAATTTCATTTGGCTGAGCAGGGAATTTTCAACTTTCCTTATATCTGGCATTTCAACACATACATCGCAGCAACATTAAAGTTTTTCCTTTTACTAGTTATAGTTTCAATGATGGCTAACGAATACAGCTATAAAACTCTGAAACAAAACCTTATTGACGGATTAAGTAAGAAGGAATTTATCCTTTCAAAATTTTATACAGTAATAGCCTTTGCAGCTGTTTCCACAGTTTTTGTATTTTTTGTATCCTTAATATTAGGGTTTGTCTATTCAGACTTTAATGAATTCTCAATTATATTTTCTGATCTTGAATACTTATTTGCCTTCTTTGTAAAACTTGTTGGGTTCTTTTCTTTTGGATTATTCCTTGGGATTTTAATAAAAAGATCTGCATTCGCAGTAGCAGGTATGATTGTATGGTTAATCATTGAAAGTCTACTTAAAGGATATTTAGTTTTGACTTTTAGGGACTTAAAAGAAGGAGCCTTAACTCAAGCTAATGAAATTATGCGATTCTTTCCCCTTGAAGCAATGTCTAACTTAATCAAAGAACCTTTTACTCGTTTAGGTGCTGTAAAATCAGTTGCTAAGCAAATAGGAGAAAACTTTGTTAAAGATTACTCTGTAAATTTCGTTGACATAATTATTGTTAGCATATGGACATTTATCTTCATTTATTTATCATACAGTTTATTAAAGAAAAGAGATTTATAA